One Mesorhizobium sp. J428 DNA segment encodes these proteins:
- a CDS encoding ATP12 family chaperone protein, protein MRDLLEDLEAGKHFSDPDPVRRAQIQSKIPLPKRFYAEVTVGERDGGFAVLLDGRPVRTPGRAILTLPTRQAATLVAHEFAAQGEEINPVTMPVTRIANSTVDGVAKEPQPVADEIVKYAGTDLLFYRAAAPQALVERQAAAWDPVLDWFRKELGARFFLAEGVMHVEQPKDAIEAVRQHVAARTEPFRLAAMHVMTTLTGSALLALAVEAGAWDVETAWMAAHVDEDWNIEQWGTDAEAEHRRAFRKADMLAAARLIAALG, encoded by the coding sequence ATGCGCGACCTTCTCGAAGACCTCGAAGCGGGGAAGCATTTCTCGGATCCCGATCCGGTGCGCCGGGCGCAGATCCAGTCGAAGATCCCGCTGCCGAAGCGCTTTTACGCCGAGGTGACGGTCGGCGAGCGCGACGGCGGCTTTGCTGTGCTGCTCGACGGCAGACCGGTGCGCACGCCCGGGCGCGCGATCCTAACCCTGCCGACACGGCAGGCGGCGACGCTCGTCGCCCACGAATTCGCCGCGCAGGGCGAGGAGATCAATCCCGTGACGATGCCGGTGACGCGCATCGCCAACTCGACAGTGGACGGCGTCGCGAAGGAACCGCAACCGGTGGCGGACGAGATCGTCAAATATGCCGGCACGGACCTGCTGTTCTATCGCGCTGCCGCGCCGCAGGCGCTCGTCGAGCGGCAGGCGGCCGCGTGGGACCCCGTGCTCGACTGGTTCCGCAAGGAACTGGGCGCGCGGTTCTTCCTCGCCGAGGGCGTTATGCATGTCGAGCAGCCGAAAGACGCGATCGAGGCGGTGCGCCAGCACGTCGCGGCGCGGACCGAGCCGTTCCGGCTCGCGGCGATGCACGTGATGACGACGCTGACCGGCTCGGCGCTGCTGGCGCTGGCGGTCGAAGCCGGCGCCTGGGACGTGGAGACTGCCTGGATGGCCGCCCATGTCGACGAGGACTGGAACATCGAGCAGTGGGGCACCGACGCGGAGGCCGAGCATCGCCGTGCCTTCCGTAAGGCTGACATGCTCGCCGCCGCGCGGCTGATCGCGGCGCTAGGCTGA
- a CDS encoding DMT family transporter gives MTATLSFERRDALDTFAIVTMVGLTFTFGLSNIATKVANVGFNPIFVVTARSTIAIILILLWCRWRQIPLFLSDGTLRAGLLVGVLFGLQFVLMFVGLEFTSVARAVLLANMMPFFMLIGAHYLLGERMDTTKVLGLVLAFAGVAVIFGDRLSLPGPDAWIGDLMNLAASAIWAAIILVIKKSSLSDVSAEKVLSYQLGVSIPFSALLLPFAGPILRDPGLLPIGAILFQACFITTVAFIAWFWMIRRYPASSLSSFIFLTPAFGVIQGGVLLDEPLSWWLLLSLGLIAAGLLIVNRPRQALPPTA, from the coding sequence ATGACCGCAACGCTTTCCTTCGAGCGGCGCGACGCGCTCGACACCTTTGCCATCGTGACGATGGTGGGGCTTACCTTCACCTTCGGCCTCAGCAACATCGCGACCAAGGTCGCGAACGTGGGCTTCAACCCGATCTTCGTCGTGACAGCGCGCTCGACGATCGCCATCATTCTCATATTGCTGTGGTGTCGCTGGCGGCAAATCCCGCTCTTCCTCAGCGACGGCACATTAAGGGCCGGCCTGCTCGTCGGCGTGCTCTTCGGCCTCCAGTTCGTCCTCATGTTCGTCGGGCTGGAATTCACCAGCGTGGCGCGCGCGGTGCTGCTCGCCAACATGATGCCGTTCTTCATGTTGATCGGGGCGCACTATCTGCTTGGCGAACGCATGGACACGACAAAGGTGCTCGGGCTCGTCCTGGCATTCGCGGGCGTGGCGGTGATCTTCGGCGATCGTCTGAGCCTGCCAGGCCCGGACGCGTGGATCGGGGATCTAATGAACCTAGCGGCAAGCGCGATCTGGGCCGCGATCATCCTGGTCATCAAGAAGTCCAGCCTGTCCGACGTCAGCGCTGAAAAGGTGCTGTCGTACCAGCTCGGTGTCTCGATCCCGTTTTCGGCGCTGCTTCTGCCCTTCGCCGGCCCCATCCTGCGCGACCCTGGCCTGCTGCCGATCGGCGCAATCCTGTTCCAGGCCTGCTTCATCACCACGGTCGCCTTCATCGCCTGGTTCTGGATGATAAGGCGCTATCCGGCGTCGTCGCTCTCCAGCTTCATATTTCTGACACCAGCGTTTGGAGTGATACAGGGCGGTGTCCTTCTGGACGAACCCCTGTCGTGGTGGTTGTTATTGTCGCTGGGCCTGATCGCGGCCGGGCTCCTCATCGTCAATCGGCCGCGCCAGGCCCTTCCACCCACAGCCTGA
- a CDS encoding RluA family pseudouridine synthase, translating into MAGVEQITVEAGEAGMRLDRWFKSHYPGLGFGHLQKLLRSGQIRVDGGRAKTDTRVEPGQLVRVPPLDIDKKGGGALTARTIRDQHDGDVLAKMLLYEDDKVFVFNKPAGLAVQGGSGVNRHVDSMLEAWRSKKGEKPRLVHRLDRDTSGVLVVARTRLAAMKLAEAFRARETKKTYWALVKGVPPKREDKISSWLVKEQTPDGDRMRVAKHGEKGADHAVSYYRIVEQAAQALTWLEMEPYTGRTHQLRVHAAAIGCPIIGDPKYFEADTNWEFPGGLQNRLHLHARRIVIPHPERGKIDVTAPMPPHMVQAWNLLGFDEASAEG; encoded by the coding sequence ATGGCAGGCGTCGAACAGATCACGGTGGAGGCCGGCGAAGCGGGCATGCGGCTCGACCGCTGGTTCAAGAGCCACTATCCGGGGCTCGGCTTCGGCCATCTCCAGAAACTGCTGCGCTCGGGCCAGATCCGGGTCGATGGCGGCCGCGCCAAGACAGACACGCGGGTGGAGCCGGGCCAGCTGGTCCGCGTTCCGCCGCTCGACATCGACAAGAAGGGCGGGGGAGCGCTGACTGCCCGCACCATCCGCGACCAGCACGACGGCGACGTGCTCGCCAAGATGCTGCTCTACGAGGACGACAAGGTGTTCGTCTTCAACAAGCCGGCCGGCCTGGCGGTGCAGGGCGGCTCGGGCGTCAACCGGCACGTCGATTCCATGCTGGAGGCATGGCGCAGCAAGAAGGGCGAGAAGCCGCGGCTCGTCCATCGGTTAGACCGCGACACGTCGGGCGTGCTCGTTGTGGCGCGCACGCGACTGGCGGCGATGAAGCTTGCCGAGGCTTTCCGCGCCCGCGAGACCAAGAAGACCTACTGGGCGCTGGTGAAGGGCGTGCCGCCGAAGCGCGAGGACAAGATCTCGTCCTGGCTGGTGAAGGAACAGACACCGGACGGCGACCGCATGCGCGTCGCCAAGCATGGAGAGAAGGGCGCGGATCACGCCGTCTCCTACTACCGCATCGTGGAACAGGCGGCGCAGGCGCTGACATGGCTGGAGATGGAGCCCTATACGGGCCGCACCCACCAGCTTCGCGTCCACGCCGCCGCGATCGGCTGTCCGATCATCGGCGATCCGAAGTATTTCGAGGCGGACACCAACTGGGAGTTCCCCGGCGGACTACAGAACAGGTTGCATCTGCATGCGCGGCGGATCGTGATCCCGCATCCGGAACGCGGTAAGATTGATGTCACGGCGCCGATGCCGCCGCATATGGTGCAGGCCTGGAACCTGCTTGGGTTCGACGAGGCAAGCGCCGAAGGATGA
- the crcB gene encoding fluoride efflux transporter CrcB — protein MKHLLLVAAGGAIGSSLRHLVNMASLRWFGPAFPWGTLFVNLAGCFAMGVLIELIARRFGATQDVRLFVATGVLGGFTTFSAFSLDAAVLWERGAHSLAALYVGATLAGTLAAIFAGLWLARSLA, from the coding sequence ATGAAACACCTCCTCCTTGTCGCCGCCGGCGGCGCGATCGGGTCGTCGCTGCGCCATCTCGTCAACATGGCGTCGCTGCGATGGTTCGGCCCGGCCTTTCCGTGGGGCACGCTGTTCGTCAATCTTGCCGGCTGCTTTGCCATGGGGGTGCTGATCGAGCTGATTGCGCGCAGGTTCGGCGCGACGCAGGACGTGCGCCTGTTCGTCGCGACTGGCGTCCTCGGCGGTTTCACCACCTTCTCGGCCTTCTCACTCGACGCGGCCGTGCTATGGGAGCGCGGTGCGCATTCGCTTGCAGCACTTTATGTCGGCGCGACGCTGGCTGGGACGCTCGCCGCCATCTTCGCCGGATTGTGGCTCGCAAGAAGCCTTGCCTGA
- a CDS encoding replication-associated recombination protein A, translated as MADLFDDPTSRPAEPGRPLADRLRPTRLDEVVGQEHLTGEDGVLTRMIRSGTLGSMIFWGPPGTGKTTVARLLAGETKLAFEQISAVFSGVADLKKVFDAARLRRANGRQTLLFVDEIHRFNRAQQDSFLPVMEDGTVVLVGATTENPSFELNAALLSRARVLTFQSHSAESIGKLLAKAEAEEGRALPLDAQAREMLVGMSDGDGRAALTLAEEVWRAAKPGEVFDAAGLQRIVQRRAPIYDKGQDGHYNLISALHKSVRGSDPDAALYYLSRMFDAGEDPLYLGRRLVRMAVEDIGLADPQALQVALAAKDAYDYLGSPEGELAFAQACVYLATAPKSNAVYTAFKGATAAAKQYGSLLPPKHILNAPTKLMKDESYGAGYRYDHDEPDAFSGQDYFPERMGRQTFYDPPERGFEREIRKRLEFWAKLRAERKP; from the coding sequence ATGGCCGACCTGTTCGACGATCCGACATCGAGACCGGCTGAGCCCGGCCGGCCGCTGGCTGACCGGCTGCGGCCGACCAGGCTCGACGAGGTGGTGGGCCAAGAGCACCTGACCGGCGAGGACGGGGTGCTGACGCGGATGATCCGCTCCGGCACGCTGGGCTCGATGATCTTCTGGGGGCCGCCCGGCACCGGCAAGACGACGGTGGCGCGCCTTCTCGCGGGCGAGACGAAGCTTGCCTTCGAGCAGATCTCGGCGGTGTTTTCAGGCGTGGCGGACCTGAAGAAGGTGTTCGACGCGGCCCGTCTCAGACGCGCGAACGGGCGGCAGACGCTGCTGTTCGTCGACGAGATCCACCGCTTCAACCGGGCACAGCAGGATTCCTTCCTGCCGGTGATGGAGGACGGCACCGTGGTGCTGGTCGGCGCGACGACGGAGAACCCGTCCTTCGAGCTTAACGCCGCGCTCTTGTCGCGGGCCCGCGTGCTGACGTTCCAGTCGCATTCCGCGGAGAGCATAGGCAAGCTGCTCGCCAAGGCGGAGGCCGAGGAGGGCAGGGCGTTGCCGCTCGACGCCCAGGCACGCGAAATGCTGGTGGGCATGAGCGACGGCGACGGCCGCGCGGCGCTGACGCTGGCCGAGGAGGTGTGGCGGGCGGCGAAGCCGGGCGAAGTGTTCGATGCGGCCGGCCTGCAGCGCATCGTCCAGCGCCGTGCGCCGATCTACGACAAAGGGCAGGACGGCCACTACAACCTGATCTCGGCGCTGCACAAATCCGTGCGCGGCTCGGACCCGGACGCGGCGCTTTACTATCTCTCGCGCATGTTCGACGCGGGCGAGGACCCGCTCTATCTTGGCCGCCGGCTGGTGCGCATGGCGGTGGAGGACATCGGGCTCGCCGATCCGCAGGCCCTTCAAGTGGCGCTCGCCGCGAAGGACGCCTACGACTATCTGGGCTCGCCAGAGGGCGAACTCGCCTTTGCGCAAGCCTGCGTCTATCTCGCCACCGCGCCGAAATCGAACGCCGTCTACACCGCCTTCAAAGGGGCCACGGCGGCGGCGAAGCAATATGGATCGCTGCTGCCGCCCAAGCACATCCTCAACGCGCCGACCAAGCTGATGAAGGACGAGAGCTACGGCGCCGGTTATCGCTACGATCATGACGAGCCGGACGCGTTCTCGGGGCAGGACTATTTCCCGGAGAGGATGGGCCGGCAGACGTTCTACGATCCGCCAGAGCGCGGCTTCGAGCGCGAGATCAGGAAGCGGCTGGAATTCTGGGCGAAGCTGAGGGCGGAACGGAAGCCGTGA
- a CDS encoding DegQ family serine endoprotease has protein sequence MARKGRFGLNTRLLITTLVLCTSLAAGPTLAQENGSIRDLFGNMLRGTESAQPGVIDKRVPFGREEMQLSFAPLVKQTAPAVVNVYASQMVQQNSPFMGDPFFERFFGGGGAMPPREQSSLGSGVIVDKSGIVVTNYHVIRDADEVKVALSDGREFESTVILKDERVDLAVLRIKSDQPFPTIPIGDSDALEVGDLVLAMGNPFGVGQTTTSGIVSALARNRVGISDFGFFIQTDAAINPGNSGGALLDMSGRLIGINTAIYSRGGGSNGIGFAIPSNMVRAVVTAAENGSDVFERPYVGAGFEAVTPQVAEALGLPRPSGALISSVDEDSPASRAGLKPGDVVLAMNGSAIEHVDALGYRLATQNIDAEVALKILRQGKETEVKVRLERAPEGKSSREITIDGNSPFGGAKVTDLSPRSADRLGLPTNLRGVVIVDTARNSTAARVGLQPRDIVRAVNGRQIDTVEQMQVAASQETRLWRFTIERNGRLMTQVLRY, from the coding sequence ATGGCCCGGAAAGGGAGATTCGGTTTGAACACACGCCTGCTGATCACCACGCTCGTTCTCTGCACCTCGCTCGCGGCGGGGCCGACACTGGCGCAAGAGAACGGATCGATCCGCGACCTGTTCGGCAACATGCTGCGGGGCACCGAGAGCGCGCAGCCGGGCGTCATCGACAAGCGGGTGCCGTTCGGGCGCGAGGAGATGCAGCTTTCCTTTGCGCCGCTGGTCAAGCAGACCGCGCCCGCCGTCGTCAACGTCTACGCCTCCCAGATGGTACAGCAGAATTCGCCCTTCATGGGCGATCCCTTTTTCGAGCGGTTCTTCGGCGGCGGGGGCGCGATGCCGCCGCGCGAACAGTCCTCGCTGGGGTCCGGCGTCATTGTCGACAAGTCCGGCATCGTCGTGACCAACTACCACGTTATCCGCGACGCAGACGAGGTAAAGGTGGCGCTCTCGGACGGGCGCGAGTTCGAGAGCACGGTGATCCTGAAGGACGAGCGGGTCGATCTTGCGGTGCTCAGGATCAAGTCCGACCAACCGTTCCCGACGATTCCGATCGGCGACAGCGACGCGCTCGAGGTCGGCGACCTGGTGCTGGCGATGGGCAATCCGTTCGGCGTCGGCCAGACGACGACCAGCGGCATCGTTTCGGCGCTGGCGCGAAACCGGGTCGGCATCTCGGATTTCGGCTTCTTCATCCAGACGGACGCGGCGATCAATCCGGGCAATTCGGGCGGCGCGCTGCTCGACATGTCGGGTCGGCTGATCGGCATCAATACGGCAATCTATTCGCGCGGCGGCGGCTCGAACGGGATCGGCTTTGCCATTCCGTCCAACATGGTGCGCGCCGTGGTTACCGCGGCCGAAAACGGCAGCGACGTGTTCGAGCGGCCCTATGTCGGCGCCGGCTTCGAGGCGGTGACGCCGCAGGTGGCCGAGGCGCTCGGCCTGCCGAGGCCTTCGGGCGCGCTGATCTCATCCGTCGACGAAGACAGCCCTGCGAGCCGCGCCGGCCTCAAGCCCGGCGACGTGGTGCTGGCGATGAACGGTTCGGCGATCGAGCATGTCGACGCGCTGGGCTATCGGCTCGCGACGCAGAACATAGATGCCGAGGTCGCACTGAAGATCCTCCGCCAGGGCAAGGAGACGGAGGTCAAGGTGAGGCTTGAGCGCGCGCCGGAGGGCAAGTCCAGTCGCGAGATCACGATCGACGGCAACAGCCCGTTCGGCGGGGCGAAGGTGACGGACCTGTCGCCGCGCAGCGCGGACCGGCTCGGCCTGCCGACCAACCTGCGCGGCGTGGTGATCGTCGACACGGCGCGCAACTCGACGGCGGCGCGCGTCGGCCTGCAGCCGCGCGACATCGTCCGCGCCGTCAACGGCCGCCAGATCGATACGGTCGAGCAGATGCAGGTCGCCGCTTCGCAGGAGACGCGGCTGTGGCGCTTCACCATCGAACGCAACGGCCGGCTGATGACGCAAGTGCTCAGGTACTGA
- a CDS encoding ankyrin repeat domain-containing protein, with protein MPLTRRQAMAALTGVAAGHILMDVARAQEDEVASALIEAVNSGDVARVSAEIAKGAALERRDAAKRTPLLLATRANHVEIARLLIEAGSDVNAKDNIRDTPFLYAGAEGRNEILRMILATGKAKLDDTNRYGGIALIPAAHHGHPDTVRILIEADLNVDHVNNLGWTALLEAVILGDGGPTYQEIVGVLLDGGADAAIADRDGVTPLEHARRMSQDAIAGLIEAKAGK; from the coding sequence ATGCCCCTGACGCGCCGCCAGGCTATGGCCGCGTTGACGGGCGTGGCCGCGGGCCACATCCTGATGGACGTGGCGAGGGCGCAGGAGGACGAGGTGGCAAGCGCGTTGATCGAGGCGGTCAATTCCGGCGACGTGGCGCGCGTTTCGGCCGAGATCGCCAAAGGGGCTGCCCTGGAACGGCGCGATGCGGCGAAACGGACGCCGTTGCTTCTGGCGACGCGCGCTAACCATGTCGAGATCGCCCGGCTGCTGATCGAAGCGGGCTCGGACGTGAACGCCAAGGACAACATCCGCGACACGCCCTTCCTGTATGCCGGGGCGGAGGGCCGCAACGAGATCCTGCGGATGATCCTGGCAACGGGCAAGGCGAAGCTCGACGACACCAACCGCTATGGCGGGATCGCGCTGATCCCGGCCGCGCATCACGGTCATCCCGACACCGTCCGGATTCTCATCGAGGCCGATCTCAACGTTGATCACGTCAACAATCTCGGCTGGACGGCACTGCTGGAGGCGGTGATCCTTGGCGATGGTGGCCCGACCTATCAGGAGATCGTCGGCGTGCTGCTCGACGGCGGCGCGGACGCCGCGATCGCCGACAGGGACGGTGTGACGCCGCTGGAGCATGCGAGACGCATGAGCCAGGATGCCATCGCCGGGCTGATCGAAGCGAAGGCAGGGAAATAG
- a CDS encoding aldo/keto reductase, producing the protein MDMRRIGRTDLVVSKICLGTMTWGQQNTEAEGHAQMDYAFERGVNFLDTAELYPIPPKAETQGRTERYIGNWMKARGNRDKVVLASKVVGRTTNDWFRGGRPSKLVREDILHAVEGSLQKLQTDHIDLYQIHFPERRVPWGSNPNRVGNWPAPRDADETPIAETIAVFEDLVKAGKIRHLGLSNESAWGVMRFIFESEKGNGPRPASLQNAYNLVNRTFEVNLAEVSDREEVSLLAYSPLAQGYLTGKHDHGARPQGSRSQLFNRGQRYETPNAAEVQLEYNELARSFGMEPALFANAFVCSRPFVTSNIIGATSIAQLDMALSSASVTWTTEMQEAVDAIHQRTGNPCP; encoded by the coding sequence ATGGACATGCGCCGCATCGGTCGCACCGATCTCGTCGTTTCGAAAATCTGCCTCGGCACCATGACCTGGGGCCAGCAGAACACCGAAGCCGAGGGGCATGCGCAGATGGACTACGCCTTCGAGCGGGGCGTGAATTTCCTCGACACGGCCGAACTCTACCCGATCCCGCCGAAAGCGGAGACGCAGGGGCGCACCGAGCGCTACATCGGCAACTGGATGAAGGCGCGCGGCAACCGCGACAAGGTGGTGCTGGCGAGCAAGGTGGTCGGCCGGACGACGAACGACTGGTTTCGCGGCGGCCGCCCTTCGAAGCTGGTGCGCGAGGATATCCTGCACGCGGTAGAGGGATCGCTGCAGAAGCTGCAGACCGATCATATCGACCTGTACCAGATCCATTTCCCGGAGCGGAGGGTGCCGTGGGGCTCGAACCCGAACCGTGTTGGCAACTGGCCGGCGCCGCGCGACGCGGACGAGACGCCGATCGCCGAGACGATCGCGGTGTTCGAAGACCTGGTGAAGGCAGGCAAGATCCGGCACCTTGGCCTGTCCAATGAAAGCGCGTGGGGCGTGATGCGCTTCATCTTCGAAAGCGAGAAGGGCAACGGGCCGAGGCCGGCCTCGCTGCAGAACGCCTACAATCTCGTCAACCGCACCTTCGAGGTGAACCTTGCCGAAGTGTCCGACCGCGAGGAGGTGAGCCTGCTCGCCTATTCGCCGCTGGCACAGGGTTATCTCACGGGCAAGCATGATCATGGCGCGCGGCCGCAGGGATCGCGCTCGCAGCTTTTCAACCGCGGCCAGCGCTACGAGACGCCGAACGCTGCCGAGGTGCAGCTCGAATACAACGAACTGGCGCGTTCCTTCGGCATGGAGCCGGCGCTGTTCGCCAATGCGTTCGTGTGCAGCCGGCCCTTCGTGACGTCGAACATCATCGGCGCGACATCGATCGCCCAGCTCGACATGGCGCTGTCGTCGGCCAGCGTCACATGGACGACGGAGATGCAGGAGGCGGTCGACGCGATCCACCAGCGCACCGGCAACCCATGCCCCTGA
- a CDS encoding SRPBCC family protein: protein MPSKSLPPGFDKADHGLYRVAVEEWRGFVFVNLDEQPQRSVAETFDAGTVSLANWPLEDLAVGHRYVKRMQCNWKIFWENFNECLHCPNVHPELSNLVPIYGRGLMARHDDPHWEKHADDHSPEYSGGLRQGAETWSIDGKTHGPIFPRLSDAEREAGQSYATHLPSVFVVGHVDYVRSVRLMPVGPEETELTAEWLFPAEPLAGGEIDVDRIVAFGRLVLDQDAAICEINQRGLRSRRHREGVLMPEEYDVYRFQQWVRDEMRTADISKA from the coding sequence GTGCCGTCGAAATCGCTCCCGCCCGGTTTCGACAAGGCGGATCACGGCCTCTACCGGGTTGCGGTCGAGGAGTGGCGCGGCTTCGTTTTCGTGAACCTCGACGAACAGCCGCAGCGATCGGTCGCCGAGACCTTCGACGCCGGCACGGTCAGCCTCGCCAACTGGCCGCTGGAGGACCTCGCCGTCGGCCATCGCTACGTCAAGCGCATGCAGTGCAACTGGAAGATCTTCTGGGAAAACTTCAACGAGTGCCTGCACTGCCCGAACGTCCATCCCGAACTGTCGAACCTCGTGCCGATCTACGGCCGCGGCCTGATGGCCCGGCATGACGATCCACACTGGGAGAAACACGCCGACGATCATTCGCCCGAATATTCCGGCGGGCTGCGCCAGGGCGCCGAAACCTGGTCGATCGACGGCAAGACGCACGGTCCGATCTTCCCTCGCCTCTCTGACGCCGAACGCGAGGCGGGGCAGAGCTATGCGACTCACCTGCCGTCTGTGTTCGTCGTCGGTCATGTCGACTATGTCCGCAGCGTCCGCCTGATGCCGGTTGGCCCCGAGGAGACGGAGTTGACGGCTGAGTGGCTCTTTCCAGCGGAACCGCTCGCCGGCGGCGAGATCGACGTCGATCGGATCGTCGCCTTCGGCCGGCTGGTCCTCGATCAGGATGCCGCGATCTGCGAGATCAACCAGCGCGGCCTGCGCTCCCGCCGTCATCGCGAAGGCGTGCTGATGCCCGAGGAATACGACGTGTACCGCTTCCAGCAATGGGTCCGCGACGAGATGCGTACCGCTGACATATCGAAGGCGTGA
- a CDS encoding hemolysin family protein: MLYVELLLVLVLTLLNGLLAMSELAVVSSRPARLKGMADRGVSGARRALALAADPGKFLSSVQIGITLVGILSGAISGATLGDRLSEWLITQGVPARWAYVAGVGLVVTGITYLSLIVGELVPKQLALKNPERIASTVAPLMSLIATVAAPIVWVLDRSGKLVLALLGQASESEQRVTDEEIRTIVAEAESAGVLEPGEREMIAGVMRLGDRPVRQVMTPRFEVDEIDLSESPNEIIAKMKESQHSRFPVHEGNPDEVIGILWVKDVLDAGRSLKTADLRALVREAAIIPETMDALDVVEILKKSAVHMGLVHDEYGHFQGVVTSSDILEAIVGSFATDEGAPEPAIVKRDDGSLLVAGWMQADEFAEELGLIIPENRGYDTVAGFLIESFGRLPAVGDHVLVQNWKFEIMDLDGRRIDKVLASRPPVTARGKKAV, from the coding sequence ATGCTCTACGTCGAATTGCTGCTTGTCCTCGTTCTGACCTTGTTGAACGGGTTGCTGGCGATGTCCGAACTGGCGGTGGTTTCCTCACGCCCCGCTCGCCTCAAAGGAATGGCCGACCGTGGCGTCAGCGGTGCCAGACGCGCGCTGGCGCTCGCCGCCGACCCCGGAAAATTCCTCTCCTCCGTCCAGATCGGCATCACGCTGGTCGGCATCCTGTCGGGTGCAATTTCCGGCGCCACGCTCGGCGACCGGCTGAGCGAATGGCTGATCACGCAGGGCGTGCCGGCGCGCTGGGCCTATGTCGCCGGCGTCGGTCTCGTAGTGACCGGAATCACCTATCTGTCGCTGATCGTCGGCGAACTTGTCCCCAAGCAGCTTGCCCTCAAGAATCCCGAGCGCATCGCCTCGACCGTCGCGCCGCTGATGTCGCTCATCGCCACCGTCGCCGCCCCCATCGTCTGGGTGCTCGACAGGTCGGGCAAGCTCGTGCTCGCGCTGCTCGGCCAGGCGAGCGAGAGCGAGCAGCGCGTTACCGACGAGGAAATCCGCACCATCGTGGCGGAGGCCGAAAGCGCCGGCGTGCTGGAACCCGGGGAGCGCGAAATGATCGCGGGCGTCATGCGGCTCGGCGACCGGCCGGTGCGGCAAGTGATGACGCCGCGCTTCGAGGTCGACGAGATCGACCTGTCGGAGAGCCCGAACGAGATCATTGCCAAGATGAAGGAAAGCCAGCATTCGCGCTTCCCCGTCCATGAGGGCAATCCCGACGAGGTGATCGGCATTCTGTGGGTCAAGGACGTGCTCGACGCAGGGCGCAGCCTCAAGACCGCCGATCTCAGGGCGCTGGTGCGCGAGGCGGCGATCATCCCCGAGACGATGGACGCGCTCGACGTGGTCGAGATCCTGAAGAAGTCGGCCGTCCACATGGGCCTGGTCCACGACGAATACGGCCACTTCCAGGGCGTCGTCACCTCGTCCGACATCCTTGAGGCGATCGTCGGCAGCTTCGCAACCGACGAAGGCGCACCTGAGCCGGCAATCGTCAAGCGCGACGACGGATCGCTCCTCGTCGCCGGCTGGATGCAGGCGGACGAATTCGCCGAGGAACTCGGCCTCATCATCCCGGAGAACCGCGGCTACGACACGGTCGCCGGCTTCCTCATCGAATCCTTCGGCCGCCTCCCCGCTGTCGGAGACCATGTCTTGGTCCAGAACTGGAAGTTCGAGATCATGGACCTCGACGGCCGCCGCATCGACAAGGTGCTCGCCAGCCGGCCGCCGGTCACCGCGCGCGGCAAGAAGGCGGTCTGA
- a CDS encoding molybdopterin-binding protein: MMALRLSRRGFITGATAAGSSLALSGCDAFDNLTRNGSSVRSVLEQANSLTYRVQRMLLSSDALAQEFSESEIRQPQRPNGVTQPDDAIYRSMEEGGFAGYRLTVKGLVDRPLSLSLAELQAMPARTQITRHDCVEGWSCIAKWTGVPLAFVLDQARPKANARFAVFQCFDTIDRSLAGDIKYYESIDLIDARHPQTILAYGLNGQSLPVANGAPLRVRVERQLGYKMAKYVHTIELTDRLDGYGDGKGGYWEDNGYDWFAGI; this comes from the coding sequence ATCATGGCCCTCAGGCTTTCCCGTCGCGGCTTCATCACCGGTGCAACAGCGGCCGGCTCTTCGCTGGCGCTGTCCGGCTGTGATGCCTTCGACAACCTCACCCGCAACGGCAGCAGCGTGCGTTCGGTGCTCGAGCAGGCGAACAGCCTGACCTACCGCGTGCAGCGGATGCTGTTGTCCAGCGACGCTCTCGCGCAGGAGTTTTCCGAAAGCGAGATTCGACAGCCGCAGCGCCCGAACGGCGTGACGCAGCCGGATGACGCAATTTACCGGTCGATGGAGGAGGGCGGCTTCGCTGGGTATCGGCTGACGGTGAAGGGGCTGGTCGACAGGCCGCTCTCGCTGAGCCTCGCGGAACTGCAGGCGATGCCGGCGCGCACGCAGATCACCCGGCATGACTGCGTCGAGGGCTGGAGCTGCATCGCCAAATGGACGGGGGTGCCGCTGGCCTTCGTGCTCGACCAGGCGAGGCCGAAGGCGAATGCGCGCTTTGCCGTATTCCAGTGCTTCGACACGATCGACCGCAGCCTGGCGGGCGACATCAAGTATTACGAATCGATTGACCTGATCGACGCGCGCCACCCGCAGACGATCCTCGCCTATGGGCTCAACGGGCAATCATTGCCGGTCGCCAACGGCGCGCCGCTGCGCGTCCGCGTCGAGCGGCAGCTGGGCTACAAGATGGCGAAATACGTCCATACGATCGAGCTGACGGATCGACTGGACGGCTATGGCGACGGCAAGGGCGGCTATTGGGAGGACAATGGCTATGACTGGTTCGCCGGGATCTGA